The Anastrepha ludens isolate Willacy chromosome X, idAnaLude1.1, whole genome shotgun sequence genome includes a window with the following:
- the LOC128869759 gene encoding uncharacterized protein LOC128869759 translates to MGSLPTHRCNAAKPFSHCGLDYGGPYQIRSTKGRGHHSYKGYVALFVCFSTRAIHPELVSDLSTAAFLAALRRFFAHRGYSSDIYSDCATTFVGADAELKADLASFRQQLEAAARYVPTWGVTWHYIPPGSPNFGGIWEAGIKSMKHHLKRIIGSAKLTFEEFYTLLKQVEAVLHSRPISALKEDATDLAALTPDHFLVGGPLFATPEPSLLDVNPNRLKRWKQLQQMQQHFWARWSCEYLRELQVRRKWHQTRPNLSLGDLVLIRDERAPTTQWTLGRIIDVHPGTDDVVRVATIRTPTSIIKRAISKLVLLPMENN, encoded by the coding sequence ATGGGAAGTCTTCCCACGCATCGCTGCAACGCAGCAAAACCTTTCAGCCATTGTGGTCTCGATTACGGTGGACCGTACCAAATTCGCAGCACGAAAGGCAGAGGCCATCACAGTTACAAGGGCTATGTTGCCCTATTCGTATGCTTCAGCACCCGAGCAATTCATCCGGAGCTAGTTAGCGACTTGAGTACTGCAGCGTTTCTTGCCGCCCTTCGAAGATTCTTTGCACACCGTGGATACAGTTCGGACATATACAGCGACTGTGCTACAACGTTCGTAGGAGCCGATGCGGAACTAAAAGCAGATCTGGCCAGCTTTCGACAACAGCTTGAGGCAGCAGCACGGTATGTGCCAACTTGGGGAGTAACATGGCATTACATACCACCTGGATCTCCAAATTTCGGAGGCATCTGGGAGGCGGGTATAAAAAGCATGAAACATCATTTAAAGCGCATAATTGGCAGCGCGAAGCTCACCTTTGAAGAATTTTATACTCTTTTAAAGCAAGTGGAAGCAGTGCTTCACTCGAGGCCGATCTCGGCACTAAAAGAAGACGCAACGGACTTAGCTGCGTTGACCCCTGACCATTTTTTGGTGGGCGGTCCGTTATTCGCTACTCCCGAACCAAGTTTACTTGATGTTAATCCAAATCGACTCAAAAGGTGGAAACAGCTTCAACAAATGCAGCAACATTTCTGGGCCCGATGGAGTTGTGAGTACTTGCGAGAGCTACAAGTAAGACGCAAATGGCATCAAACTAGACCCAATCTATCACTCGGAGACTTGGTCTTAATACGCGACGAGCGCGCTCCTACCACTCAGTGGACGTTGGGTCGTATAATAGACGTGCATCCAGGAACTGACGACGTTGTCAGAGTGGCAACCATTCGTACGCCAACTTCCATTATCAAGCGAGCCATATCAAAGTTAGTACTGCTGCCTATGGAGAACAACTGA
- the LOC128869760 gene encoding uncharacterized protein LOC128869760, with amino-acid sequence MFTTCVIKDTALSNVQRMHYLKSSVQGEPEVMLRSFSVRDANFIIAWDLLQQRYDNTRRLVKSYLRNTVKLAAMPTESETSLRKLLDTVTESMRALQQLGRPTAQWDDWLIFLITEKLDSATVKEWEMSLGSPSELPAYNDLVSFLEKRILGLEAKNKSKDFSQKSPHNQAVRSHQTTFGRCPCCSGKHTLVYCPDFRKKTSSAKLDLVHKAKLCKNCLKPGHTLDECSSTYTCQRCMQKHHTLLHDSLSTQPNKVAGHHTRSDYLIQTPNTNDLTSVLLATAVIGIRSPTGHELQLRALLDNGSQASFISEFAVQQLYLRRTRLQVPITGISGCRVGDSNGVVHFSLHSLTEPEFNIDCSALVLPRLGHLMPLKRVDPKPYSEFLDLPLADPNFFEPGSIDVIIGTDLYGLLLRNDIKRSAINKVTAQNTHLGWVIYGRLPHTSTLLLATTFCATATTELNNLVQQLWKFNECEDGEGSSSMTQDEIYCEKLFERTVCRDLSGRYHVQYPFKESCDLAALSDSKSDALRLFAYQQARLQNNATLNEMYTAFMAEYRNLGHMEPVPSDDFAHPVCYIPHHGVYKKDSTTTKLRTVFNASRKYKGGVSLNDCLHVGPKLQSDLSSIILKWRMHRVAFIADIEKCYRQILVSRPDVDMQRIVWRDEQGKPAIYRLLTVTYGLNCSPYLTIKVLHTLATDEEHDFPAASKILTESFYMDDCLHGAATVEDALNIQRQLQQLLAHRGFNLRKWMSNSTEFMRHLYTEDENLGLSRNLNLDSETNALGIYWLCDTDSIGYKTNVTPIIGDITKRQQLSDVAKIYDPPGLLAPVVVKGKAICQQLWLSGVDWDDPIPDPLQQEWRRFRDEILQIRELKVPSWIRSNPGKHKQYISNRVIQIQELAPINAWKYVPTTTNPADIASRGIFPSQLTGLSLWWRGPPWLNRHSSTWPEQHNGSTDPAEELVLSIVTRPCNLHKQTDLPEKQATQIEPSFG; translated from the exons ATGTTCACCACGTGCGTGATCAAAGATACGGCACTCTCCAACGTGCAACGAATGCACTATCTCAAAAGCAGCGTACAGGGTGAGCCGGAGGTTATGCTCCGGAGTTTTTCGGTTAGAGATGCTAATTTTATAATCGCGTGGGACCTACTCCAACAAAGGTATGACAACACACGACGACTTGTGAAGTCATACTTGCGAAACACTGTGAAGTTGGCGGCAATGCCCACAGAATCCGAAACGAGTCTGCGAAAACTGTTGGACACCGTGACTGAGTCAATGCGCGCGTTACAACAGCTTGGCCGTCCAACAGCTCAGTGGGATGATTGGCTAATTTTTCTAATCACCGAAAAGCTCGATTCTGCCACAGTTAAAGAATGGGAGATGAGTCTTGGTAGTCCAAGTGAGCTGCCTGCTTACAACGATTTAGTCTCGTTTCTAGAAAAACGCATTCTTGGATTGGAAGCCAAGAATAAATCGAaagatttttcacaaaaatcaccaCACAATCAAGCTGTGCGAAGTCATCAAACCACCTTTGGCCGATGCCCATGCTGTTCGGGTAAGCATACGCTCGTGTACTGCCCGGATTTCCGCAAGAAAACATCTTCAGCAAAATTAGATCTGGTTCATAAggcaaaactttgcaaaaattgtCTAAAACCAGGCCACACTCTTGACGAGTGCTCATCTACTTATACATGCCAAAGATGCATGCAAAAACATCATACACTGTTGCATGACAGTCTTTCTACGCAACCCAACAAGGTTGCTGGCCATCATACGCGTTCCgattatttaatacaaacacCAAACACAAATGATCTCACATCTGTTCTGCTTGCAACTGCGGTTATTGGAATACGCTCTCCCACAGGGCATGAACTCCAACTGCGGGCGCTTCTGGACAATGGATCACAGGCATCTTTCATCAGCGAGTTTGCAGTTCAACAACTATACCTTCGCAGAACCCGTCTTCAAGTACCCATCACCGGTATAAGCGGCTGTCGTGTAGGTGACTCTAATGGCGTAGTTCATTTCTCGCTTCATTCACTTACAGAACCCGAGTTCAACATCGATTGTTCGGCTCTGGTCCTGCCCCGCTTGGGACATCTCATGCCGTTAAAACGTGTCGATCCAAAACCATATTCGGAATTTCTCGATCTGCCATTAGCCGATCCAAACTTCTTCGAACCAGGGTCTATTGATGTCATCATCGGCACAGACCTCTACGGTCTCCTTTTGCGCAACGACATCAAACGCTCTGCCATCAACAAAGTTACCGCACAGAATACTCACTTAGGATGGGTAATCTACGGGCGTCTGCCCCACACATCTACACTACTCCTGGCCACCACGTTTTGCGCTACAGCCACTACTGAGCTCAACAATTTGGTTCAGCAACTGTGGAAGTTCAATGAATGTGAGGACGGGGAAGGCTCATCCTCAATGACGCAAGACGAAATTTACTGCGAGAAGCTATTTGAGCGTACAGTGTGTCGCGATCTTTCCGGGCGCTATCACGTTCAATATCCCTTTAAGGAGTCCTGTGACCTTGCTGCTCTATCTGATTCTAAATCAGATGCCCTTCGACTATTCGCATACCAACAAGCGCGCCTTCAAAACAATGCCACACTGAATGAAATGTATACAGCGTTTATGGCTGAGTACAGAAATCTTGGTCATATGGAGCCAGTCCCATCTGACGATTTTGCGCATCCAGTATGTTACATTCCCCATCATGGTGTGTACAAAAAAGATAGCACTACGACGAAGCTTCGCACTGTATTTAATGCTTCAAGGAAATACAAAGGTGGCGTTTCTCTAAACGACTGTCTTCATGTTGGACCCAAGCTGCAGAGCGACTTAAGCTCCATCATTTTAAAATGGCGAATGCATCGAGTTGCGTTCATAGCGGACATTGAAAAATGTTACCGCCAGATTTTAGTCAGCAGACCTGATGTTGATATGCAGCGAATTGTCTGGCGTGACGAGCAGGGCAAGCCAGCCATTTACCGGTTGCTCACTGTAACTTACGGCTTAAATTGCTCGCCCTATCTCACCATTAAGGTTCTGCACACGCTTGCTACGGATGAAGAACACGATTTTCCGGCAGCATCAAAAATATTAACGGAGTCGTTTTACATGGATGATTGCCTGCATGGTGCTGCAACCGTGGAAGACGCTCTGAATATTCAACGCCAGCTACAACAGCTTTTGGCGCATCGCGGATTCAACCTTCGGAAGTGGATGTCCAACTCTACTGAATTTATGCGCCATCTGTACACTGAAGACGAAAACCTTGGGCTGTCCCGGAACTTAAATCTTGATAGCGAAACAAACGCTCTAGGAATTTATTGGCTGTGCGACACTGACAGCATCGGTTACAAGACAAACGTAACACCTATCATTGGAGACATCACAAAGAGGCAGCAATTGTCCGATGTGGCCAAAATCTATGACCCGCCGGGTCTACTAGCACCTGTCGTAGTTAAAGGTAAAGCTATTTGTCAGCAGCTGTGGTTATCGGGTGTCGATTGGGACGATCCCATTCCTGATCCACTTCAACAAGAATGGCGACGCTTTAGAGACGAAATACTTCAAATCAGAGAACTCAAAGTGCCCAG CTGGATTCGATCAAATCCTGGTAAACACAAGCAATACATCAGCAATCGTGTAATTCAAATCCAAGAGTTAGCACCAATCAACGCTTGGAAGTATGTACCTACTACAACGAACCCAGCCGACATTGCATCCCGGGGTATTTTCCCGTCTCAGCTCACAGGGTTGTCGCTGTGGTGGCGGGGACCTCCATGGCTAAATCGTCACTCAAGCACCTGGCCTGAACAACACAACGGTTCGACAGATCCAGCCGAAGAATTAGTTCTCTCCATAGTGACGCGGCCTTGCAATCTGCATAAG CAAACCGATTTGCCAGAAAAGCAAGCTACTCAAATTGAACCCAGTTTTGGATGA